In Micrococcales bacterium, one DNA window encodes the following:
- the glnA gene encoding type I glutamate--ammonia ligase, translated as MDRQQENVLRAMEERDIHFIRLWFTDVLGILKSVAIAPAELESAFDEGIGFDGSSIEGFTRVYEADMVAVPDPTTFQILPWHKERGGTARMFCDILMPDGSPSAADPRQVLKRVLKQAADLGFSFYTHPEIEFYLFKARDGAATLPLEPIDQGGYFDHTPRGLVNDFRRIAIEMLESMGISVEFSHHEAGPGQNEIDLRYADALSMADNIMTFRTVVKQAALEQGAYASFMPKPLEGQPGSGMHTHFSLFEGDKNAFFAAGGEYELSRTARQFMAGVLRHAPEICLITNQFVNSYKRLCDGAEAPNYVCWGHNNRSALLRVPMYKTGKPQSARVEFRGMDSAANPYLAFAAVLGAGLKGIEEGYDLPDEAEDDVWALSDGERRALGIKPLPASLAEAAATMEDSELAAEILGEHVFDFVLRNKAREWAEYRAQITDYELSTYMPIL; from the coding sequence GTGGATCGGCAACAAGAAAACGTGCTGCGGGCTATGGAGGAGCGCGACATTCACTTCATCCGGCTGTGGTTTACCGATGTACTTGGCATCCTGAAATCGGTGGCGATAGCGCCGGCTGAACTGGAAAGCGCCTTTGATGAGGGGATCGGCTTTGACGGCAGTTCGATCGAGGGTTTCACCAGAGTCTACGAGGCCGATATGGTCGCAGTGCCGGATCCAACCACCTTCCAGATCCTGCCCTGGCATAAAGAACGCGGCGGCACCGCCCGGATGTTCTGCGACATTTTGATGCCAGACGGCAGCCCCAGCGCGGCCGACCCGCGCCAGGTGTTGAAACGGGTACTCAAGCAGGCAGCCGATCTAGGTTTCTCCTTCTACACCCACCCAGAGATCGAGTTTTACCTGTTCAAAGCCCGGGACGGTGCGGCCACCCTACCGCTAGAACCGATCGACCAGGGTGGCTATTTCGACCACACGCCACGCGGGTTGGTCAACGACTTCCGCCGGATCGCCATCGAAATGCTCGAATCAATGGGCATCTCAGTCGAGTTCTCGCACCACGAGGCCGGACCTGGCCAAAACGAGATCGACCTGCGCTATGCCGATGCGTTATCCATGGCGGACAACATCATGACCTTCCGCACAGTGGTCAAGCAGGCCGCCCTGGAACAAGGCGCCTACGCCTCGTTCATGCCGAAACCGCTGGAGGGCCAGCCCGGTAGCGGCATGCACACCCATTTTTCGCTTTTCGAAGGCGACAAGAACGCCTTTTTCGCCGCCGGGGGCGAATACGAACTCTCCCGTACGGCGCGCCAGTTCATGGCCGGTGTGCTGCGTCACGCACCAGAGATATGCCTGATCACGAACCAGTTTGTTAACTCCTACAAACGCCTATGTGACGGGGCGGAGGCGCCCAACTACGTCTGTTGGGGGCATAACAACCGCTCTGCCCTGCTGCGGGTGCCAATGTACAAAACCGGCAAACCGCAAAGTGCGCGGGTCGAGTTCAGGGGCATGGACTCGGCCGCGAACCCCTATTTGGCTTTCGCCGCGGTCTTGGGTGCCGGGCTGAAGGGTATCGAAGAGGGTTACGACCTGCCGGACGAGGCCGAAGACGACGTCTGGGCCTTGTCCGATGGCGAACGCCGCGCCCTGGGTATCAAACCGCTACCGGCCTCATTGGCCGAGGCGGCCGCCACAATGGAGGATTCAGAGTTGGCGGCTGAAATCCTGGGCGAGCACGTTTTCGACTTTGTGCTGCGGAACAAGGCCCGCGAATGGGCTGAATATCGCGCCCAGATAACCGATTACGAACTGTCCACCTACATGCCGATCCTCTGA
- a CDS encoding hemolysin family protein — protein sequence MVSQWLAVAAGLILTAGTAMFVAGEFALVAIDEATLDAGASGGGERAFRKALGRTSLYLSAAQVGITLTTIGLGYLTQPALARLLHDWWRDSGWASGASAAALAAALALVLVNVMSMVFGELVPKNLALAKPHITGRRSAPFLVAFTVVFKPVIFVLHGTSTALLRLMRVTPADQIDAARSRRELDFLVRHSADAGTLEPDLADRLSRTLALDDLQAVDAMTDRTQLVVVPREATAAQVIDTSTESGHSRLPVIDGSRDNIVGVVALRQAVAVPPERRSRAVVTGLMSPIEQVPETASLGDVLVGLRAVGAQMAVVLDEYGGTAGVITLEDVVEELVGEVRDEHDPSRSPFRRLADGSWRLPGQTRPDELEAMAGIGLPEDAAYQTIGGLVMARLGTVPAPRDQVTVGGVIIRVEAMDGRRVAWLRVWPPAEGETP from the coding sequence ATGGTTTCCCAATGGCTGGCGGTGGCCGCTGGCCTAATACTGACGGCCGGTACCGCCATGTTTGTGGCGGGAGAGTTTGCCCTGGTGGCAATCGACGAGGCGACGCTCGATGCCGGCGCTTCAGGCGGCGGGGAGCGGGCCTTTCGCAAGGCCTTGGGGCGGACCTCGCTCTATCTGTCCGCCGCCCAGGTTGGTATCACGTTGACAACAATCGGTTTGGGTTACCTGACCCAGCCGGCCCTGGCCAGATTGCTCCACGACTGGTGGCGGGATTCAGGCTGGGCTTCGGGGGCCTCGGCCGCGGCTTTGGCTGCGGCTTTGGCTTTGGTGCTGGTCAACGTCATGTCGATGGTGTTCGGGGAACTGGTGCCCAAGAACCTGGCTCTGGCAAAACCGCATATCACCGGGCGGCGATCGGCCCCGTTCTTGGTGGCTTTCACAGTGGTGTTCAAGCCGGTTATTTTCGTCTTACACGGCACCTCGACGGCCCTATTACGGCTGATGCGGGTGACCCCGGCTGACCAAATTGACGCCGCCCGTTCGCGGCGTGAACTCGACTTTTTGGTGCGGCATTCGGCCGATGCCGGCACCCTTGAGCCCGATCTAGCGGACCGGCTATCGCGCACCTTGGCGCTGGATGACTTACAGGCCGTTGACGCCATGACCGACCGGACCCAGTTAGTGGTTGTGCCGCGGGAGGCCACAGCCGCCCAGGTCATCGACACTTCGACCGAATCGGGCCACTCCCGCCTGCCGGTAATCGACGGTTCGAGGGACAACATTGTTGGCGTAGTGGCTCTGCGCCAGGCGGTGGCGGTGCCACCCGAGCGCCGTTCCCGGGCGGTTGTGACCGGTCTAATGAGCCCAATCGAGCAGGTCCCTGAGACGGCCTCCTTGGGGGATGTGCTAGTTGGCTTGCGCGCGGTTGGCGCCCAGATGGCGGTGGTGCTTGACGAATACGGCGGCACCGCCGGCGTCATCACCCTAGAAGACGTGGTTGAGGAGCTGGTTGGCGAGGTTCGGGACGAACATGACCCCTCCCGCAGCCCCTTCCGCCGCCTGGCGGATGGCTCGTGGCGTTTGCCCGGACAAACCCGACCTGACGAGCTCGAGGCCATGGCCGGCATCGGACTACCGGAAGACGCCGCCTACCAGACCATTGGCGGCCTGGTGATGGCGCGCCTAGGGACTGTGCCGGCGCCGCGCGACCAAGTCACTGTTGGTGGCGTCATTATCCGGGTCGAAGCCATGGACGGGCGAAGGGTGGCCTGGCTGCGCGTTTGGCCACCTGCCGAAGGGGAGACGCCATGA
- the aspA gene encoding aspartate ammonia-lyase, with product MDNGTKPPENPKATRTEHDLLGEREIPAEVYWGIHTLRAIENYPISGRTINDYPLMIKAMACIKKATAAANRDLGALEPDKAVAIISACDQILSARAMRDQFPIDVYQGGAGTSVNMNANEVIANLALEIMGKPKGAYDIISPLDDVNMSQSTNDAYPTAFRLAVYTYAEELEQRLAKLQRSFEAKGQEFADVIKMGRTQLQDAVPMTAGAEFNAFATLIGEERQWLMGLTKLLLEVNLGATAIGTGVNTPQGYSSLAVSYLGRFTGLPFVVSENLVEATSDTGAYVSVHAGLKRIAIKLSKICNDLRLLSSGPRAGLGEINLPQMAAGSSIMPAKVNPIIPEVVNQIAFKVIGNDTVVAFASEAGQLQLNAMEPVMCQAIFESIKLLKNGCDVLRTRCIDGITCNTEVQSDYVYGSIGLVTYLNTILGHAECDRIGQIARETGQTVREVVLEQGLLDEATVDRVFSKEHLLSGRPETDWGHGK from the coding sequence GTGGATAACGGCACAAAACCCCCCGAAAACCCGAAAGCAACCCGCACCGAACATGACCTCCTGGGCGAACGCGAAATCCCGGCCGAGGTCTACTGGGGCATTCACACCCTGCGCGCTATTGAGAACTACCCGATCTCTGGCCGCACTATCAACGATTACCCCCTCATGATCAAGGCCATGGCCTGCATCAAGAAGGCGACCGCCGCAGCCAACCGTGACCTGGGTGCACTCGAACCGGATAAGGCCGTAGCCATCATCTCGGCCTGTGACCAGATTCTCAGCGCTCGCGCCATGCGGGACCAGTTCCCAATTGACGTCTACCAGGGCGGCGCCGGCACCTCGGTCAATATGAACGCCAACGAGGTCATCGCCAACCTGGCCCTGGAGATCATGGGCAAACCCAAAGGCGCCTACGACATCATCAGCCCGCTGGACGATGTCAACATGTCACAGTCGACCAACGACGCCTACCCCACGGCCTTCCGCCTGGCCGTTTACACCTATGCCGAGGAGTTGGAGCAGCGCCTAGCCAAGCTGCAACGATCCTTTGAGGCCAAGGGCCAAGAGTTCGCCGATGTCATCAAAATGGGCCGGACACAGCTACAAGACGCCGTGCCCATGACTGCGGGTGCCGAATTCAACGCCTTCGCCACGCTGATTGGCGAAGAGCGCCAATGGCTCATGGGCCTGACCAAACTGCTGCTAGAGGTCAACCTGGGCGCAACGGCCATTGGCACCGGCGTCAACACACCCCAGGGTTACTCTTCCCTGGCGGTGTCTTACTTGGGACGGTTCACCGGCCTGCCATTTGTCGTTTCTGAAAACCTAGTTGAGGCGACCTCGGACACGGGCGCCTATGTTTCGGTTCACGCCGGGCTGAAACGGATCGCCATCAAACTGTCAAAGATCTGCAACGACCTGCGGTTGCTATCCTCCGGGCCCAGGGCCGGCCTAGGCGAAATCAACCTGCCCCAAATGGCGGCCGGGTCGTCGATTATGCCGGCCAAGGTCAACCCGATCATTCCGGAGGTTGTCAACCAAATCGCCTTCAAGGTGATTGGTAACGACACAGTCGTGGCCTTCGCCTCAGAGGCCGGGCAGCTGCAGCTCAACGCCATGGAACCGGTTATGTGCCAGGCCATTTTCGAGTCGATCAAACTGCTCAAAAACGGCTGTGACGTGCTCAGGACCCGCTGTATTGATGGCATCACCTGCAACACCGAGGTCCAATCCGATTACGTCTACGGTTCGATTGGGCTAGTGACTTACCTCAACACGATTCTGGGTCACGCCGAATGTGACCGGATTGGCCAGATTGCCAGGGAAACCGGTCAAACCGTACGCGAAGTGGTGCTCGAGCAGGGCCTGCTGGACGAAGCCACCGTCGACCGGGTCTTTTCTAAGGAGCATTTGCTCTCCGGCCGGCCGGAGACCGATTGGGGCCACGGGAAATAA
- a CDS encoding ATP-binding protein yields the protein MPSGPRASRPLDAFGSIKLKIAVLVTAAVVATAGMTWMGLRNDMGPSRTLPLAIGAGVVITQILAHGMTRPLREMTEAVQSMAKGEYSARVTATSRDEVGELARAFNTMAQDLAQADQLRREMIANVSHELRTPVAALQAELENMVDGVTTPDPETLELLLAQTRRLSGLVTDILDLSRLEADVTELRLRETPVADFLADAVASGRLVASGLGKSVGFVMDVKPKDLSFWVDLDRLHQVTANLLSNAIRHSPAGGVITLKGTTSGRWIQLDVKDQGPGIPLDERQLVFERFARGQGASASRATGGTGLGLAIAQWAVRLHGGSIDVVDSTGGCHIRVRLPKLTPPRSK from the coding sequence ATGCCCTCAGGCCCAAGGGCTTCGCGCCCACTCGACGCCTTTGGCTCGATCAAGCTCAAAATCGCCGTTCTGGTGACAGCGGCGGTCGTGGCCACGGCCGGGATGACCTGGATGGGCCTGCGCAACGACATGGGCCCCTCGCGCACACTGCCACTGGCGATCGGGGCCGGCGTTGTCATCACCCAGATCCTGGCTCACGGTATGACCCGACCGCTGCGCGAGATGACCGAGGCCGTCCAGTCCATGGCCAAAGGCGAATATTCGGCCCGGGTCACGGCCACCTCGCGGGATGAGGTCGGTGAACTGGCCCGCGCTTTCAACACCATGGCCCAGGATCTGGCCCAGGCTGACCAGCTGCGGCGGGAGATGATCGCCAATGTCTCCCATGAGCTGCGCACGCCGGTGGCGGCCCTGCAAGCCGAATTGGAGAACATGGTCGACGGCGTCACCACGCCTGACCCGGAGACCTTGGAGTTGCTCCTAGCCCAAACCAGGCGCCTATCTGGCCTGGTGACCGACATCTTGGACTTGTCCCGGCTGGAGGCCGATGTCACCGAGCTGCGTCTGAGAGAGACCCCGGTGGCGGATTTCTTGGCCGATGCCGTCGCCTCAGGCAGGCTGGTAGCCAGCGGTTTGGGTAAGTCGGTTGGGTTTGTTATGGACGTCAAACCGAAAGACTTGAGCTTTTGGGTTGACCTTGACCGTTTACACCAGGTCACGGCCAATTTGTTGTCAAATGCGATTCGGCACTCGCCGGCCGGCGGGGTGATCACACTCAAGGGCACAACCTCTGGTCGCTGGATCCAGCTCGACGTCAAGGATCAAGGCCCCGGCATCCCGCTGGATGAACGACAACTGGTTTTCGAACGCTTTGCCCGCGGTCAGGGCGCCAGTGCCAGCCGGGCCACCGGCGGCACCGGCCTGGGCCTGGCCATCGCCCAATGGGCCGTGCGTTTGCACGGTGGCAGTATTGATGTGGTCGATTCGACCGGCGGCTGCCACATCCGGGTGCGCCTGCCCAAACTGACCCCGCCCCGCAGCAAATAG
- a CDS encoding aldehyde dehydrogenase family protein, producing MTTASIQVQNPATGKVIGQVPESSVADVATVVAQGMKGQAAMAATPAHRRQAMLLRLADLMEADLEGLARLDAEENGKPIQQTRGEVEAAIRIFRGYAGEATRILGRQFPMDAVPGMENHFAVTIRQPLGLVAALIPFNYPVELYSHKAAAALAAGNAVITKPPTRCPLTLFKIHEYYAQAGFPEYAHQVIIGNRTVVAAIADHPDIAAVTLTGGTAAGRNVAERCARRFAKAFLELGGNDPLIVMDDADLDRAVDAIVFGRLARGNGQICCAVKRIYVTAGAYDALANRLVAKTSQLVVGDQLDEATDVGPLIAEADATEVESAIGQLVAEGAKLVAGGARQGAFVTPAVLVDVPPASPTMAEEVFGPVAPLVKVDSLEQAIDLANDSPYGLQAAIFTQDINRALKAATRLKAGSVMINGTTALRAENLPFGGPGETGGYREGLHDTVLDFTQQKTIVAIGALA from the coding sequence ATGACCACCGCTTCAATTCAGGTCCAGAACCCGGCCACCGGCAAGGTGATTGGCCAGGTCCCCGAGTCCTCGGTGGCTGATGTGGCCACCGTGGTGGCCCAAGGCATGAAGGGCCAAGCGGCCATGGCTGCCACTCCTGCCCACCGCCGCCAAGCCATGTTGCTAAGACTGGCGGACCTGATGGAAGCTGACCTAGAAGGCCTGGCCCGGCTCGACGCTGAGGAGAACGGCAAGCCTATTCAGCAGACCCGCGGCGAGGTCGAAGCAGCAATTCGCATCTTCCGCGGTTACGCCGGTGAGGCCACGCGCATCCTGGGGCGCCAATTCCCCATGGACGCCGTGCCCGGCATGGAAAACCACTTCGCCGTCACCATCCGCCAACCGCTGGGACTGGTGGCAGCCCTGATCCCATTCAACTACCCGGTTGAGCTCTACTCCCACAAAGCCGCCGCAGCCCTAGCCGCCGGTAACGCCGTCATCACTAAGCCGCCCACCCGCTGCCCACTGACCTTGTTCAAGATCCACGAGTACTACGCCCAGGCCGGCTTCCCCGAATACGCCCATCAGGTCATCATCGGCAACCGCACGGTTGTGGCGGCCATTGCCGACCATCCGGACATCGCTGCGGTCACCTTGACCGGGGGCACCGCTGCCGGTCGCAACGTGGCTGAACGCTGTGCCCGCCGCTTCGCCAAGGCCTTCCTTGAGCTTGGCGGTAACGATCCGCTAATTGTCATGGACGATGCCGATCTGGACCGGGCCGTCGACGCGATCGTTTTTGGGCGGCTGGCTAGGGGCAACGGTCAAATCTGCTGTGCTGTCAAACGCATTTATGTCACCGCCGGGGCTTACGACGCTCTGGCCAACCGACTAGTAGCCAAGACCAGTCAACTGGTAGTCGGTGACCAGCTAGACGAGGCCACCGACGTAGGCCCCCTGATCGCCGAAGCCGACGCAACCGAGGTTGAAAGCGCCATCGGGCAACTGGTGGCTGAAGGCGCCAAACTGGTGGCCGGCGGGGCGCGCCAAGGCGCCTTTGTCACTCCGGCCGTGCTGGTGGACGTGCCACCGGCCTCGCCAACTATGGCTGAGGAAGTTTTTGGGCCGGTCGCCCCTCTGGTCAAGGTGGACAGCCTGGAACAGGCCATCGACCTGGCCAACGACTCGCCCTACGGGCTGCAGGCGGCCATTTTCACCCAAGACATCAACCGGGCTCTCAAGGCCGCCACCCGGCTAAAGGCCGGCTCGGTCATGATCAACGGCACCACGGCGCTGCGGGCCGAGAACCTGCCCTTTGGCGGGCCCGGCGAGACCGGCGGCTACCGCGAAGGTCTGCATGACACGGTGCTCGACTTCACTCAGCAAAAGACCATTGTGGCCATTGGAGCCTTGGCGTGA
- a CDS encoding sugar ABC transporter ATP-binding protein, whose amino-acid sequence MSLALRNVRKSFGSAEVLHGVSLQAEYGQVVAIVGANGAGKSTLIKVLAGAHPMDSGEMELDGQPIMLKSPRDAIDLGIHTVYQELSVVPGLSVTENLLMGDLPKRRGLISWRRAHKRATELLRRANFTGVKVRAKTGDLSVAKQQMVEIAKALVSHPKILVLDEPSAVLAGSDLDSLFSLINQLRQAGTLVIYISHRLQEVLNLADRVVVMKDGSFIADTPSSRTNEDEIIALMAGRKIDQVYPDRRTRFGPPVLTVDSLSRAGNFEDISLQLRQGEVLSVFGLVGSGRSELVETIFGARRPTSGTVQLEGAVRRFKKPAQAMKAGLALVTEDRKRSGLILGLSVAENICLATMRGLFLNMTKRRADVQEMTQSLSIQPANCAKREAGQLSGGNQQKVVLAKWLLTNPDILVLDEPTRGVDMATRVQIYSMIDELAHKGLSVLMVSSDLTEAIGAADRVLVMREGRLVGELKAANTTEDEVLAYSIGVGK is encoded by the coding sequence GTGAGTTTGGCTTTGCGCAATGTGCGCAAGTCTTTCGGCAGCGCCGAGGTGCTGCACGGAGTCAGCCTGCAGGCCGAATACGGGCAGGTGGTGGCGATTGTTGGCGCCAATGGGGCGGGCAAATCGACCCTGATAAAGGTGCTGGCCGGTGCCCACCCGATGGACTCGGGCGAAATGGAGCTTGATGGCCAGCCAATAATGCTAAAGAGCCCACGAGACGCTATTGACCTTGGCATCCACACGGTCTACCAAGAGCTGTCGGTGGTGCCAGGCCTCTCCGTGACCGAGAACCTGCTGATGGGAGATTTGCCGAAGCGGCGCGGTCTAATCAGCTGGCGCCGGGCCCACAAGCGGGCGACGGAACTGCTGCGGCGGGCCAACTTCACCGGCGTCAAGGTCCGGGCCAAGACCGGCGATCTGTCGGTGGCCAAACAACAGATGGTCGAAATTGCCAAGGCCCTGGTGTCCCATCCGAAGATTCTGGTGCTGGACGAACCTTCAGCCGTACTGGCCGGGTCCGACTTGGATTCGCTGTTCTCCTTGATCAACCAGCTGCGCCAAGCTGGCACTTTGGTCATCTACATTTCCCACCGACTCCAGGAGGTCCTCAACCTGGCGGACAGAGTGGTTGTGATGAAGGACGGCAGTTTCATCGCCGACACCCCATCGAGCCGAACCAACGAGGACGAAATCATTGCCCTGATGGCTGGGCGGAAGATTGACCAGGTTTATCCTGACCGCCGCACCAGATTTGGGCCACCGGTCCTGACGGTGGATTCGCTTAGCCGGGCCGGCAACTTCGAGGACATCAGCCTCCAGCTGCGCCAAGGCGAAGTCCTGTCGGTTTTTGGCCTGGTTGGTTCGGGCCGCAGTGAGCTGGTCGAGACCATCTTTGGGGCTCGGCGGCCAACTAGCGGCACAGTTCAGCTCGAAGGTGCTGTGCGCCGCTTCAAGAAGCCGGCCCAGGCCATGAAAGCTGGCCTGGCCCTGGTGACGGAAGACCGCAAACGCAGCGGACTGATTTTGGGACTGAGCGTGGCGGAAAACATTTGCCTGGCCACTATGCGGGGCCTGTTTTTGAATATGACCAAACGCCGGGCCGACGTACAAGAAATGACGCAGAGCCTGTCAATCCAACCAGCCAATTGCGCCAAACGGGAAGCAGGGCAATTATCAGGCGGCAACCAGCAGAAGGTTGTGCTGGCCAAGTGGCTGCTGACAAATCCAGACATTTTGGTCCTGGACGAACCAACCCGGGGGGTGGATATGGCCACCCGGGTGCAGATTTACTCGATGATTGACGAACTGGCGCATAAAGGCTTGTCGGTGCTGATGGTCTCCTCCGATTTAACCGAAGCGATTGGCGCAGCGGACCGGGTTTTGGTCATGCGTGAGGGGCGCCTGGTGGGCGAGCTCAAGGCCGCCAACACCACCGAAGACGAAGTCCTGGCCTATTCGATTGGAGTTGGCAAATGA
- a CDS encoding response regulator transcription factor, with the protein MTAPLILVVEDEPTIAQAIGRRLAAEGYQIETVGDGLKAVEVAAKIQPDALILDVMLPGIDGLEVCRRVQAVRPLPVLMLTARDDETDKLVGLGVGADDYMTKPFSMRELVARLKALLRRVDRAKQLGAEPAPPSEINLGGITINRARRRVSQHGREVHMTPTEFELLSFLADHPDTVLSREQLLEHVWDWVDASATRTVDSHIKGLRRKLGAEMFRTVHGVGYAFEPDAGR; encoded by the coding sequence ATGACTGCACCGTTGATTCTGGTGGTGGAGGACGAACCGACCATCGCCCAGGCGATTGGCCGGCGCCTGGCGGCAGAGGGCTATCAGATCGAAACGGTTGGCGACGGGCTCAAAGCGGTTGAGGTTGCCGCCAAAATCCAACCCGACGCCCTGATCCTCGATGTCATGTTGCCTGGGATTGACGGGCTTGAGGTTTGCCGGCGCGTCCAGGCAGTAAGGCCGCTACCGGTTTTGATGCTAACGGCGCGCGACGATGAGACAGACAAGCTGGTTGGCCTGGGCGTGGGGGCCGACGACTACATGACCAAACCGTTTTCAATGCGCGAGCTGGTGGCCCGGCTCAAAGCCCTGCTGCGGCGGGTCGACCGGGCCAAACAACTCGGCGCCGAACCGGCTCCCCCCTCTGAAATCAACCTTGGTGGTATCACCATCAACCGGGCCCGCCGCCGGGTCTCGCAGCATGGCCGCGAGGTCCATATGACCCCAACTGAATTCGAACTGTTGTCCTTCCTGGCAGACCATCCAGATACCGTTCTAAGCCGCGAACAGCTGCTGGAGCATGTTTGGGATTGGGTCGACGCCTCGGCGACCCGCACGGTCGACAGCCACATCAAGGGCCTCAGACGCAAACTCGGCGCGGAAATGTTCCGCACTGTGCACGGGGTGGGTTACGCCTTCGAACCGGACGCAGGCCGGTAA
- a CDS encoding CNNM domain-containing protein produces MIWVALLALAANAFFVGAEFALMSVRRSQMAPLAEAGSRPARMVIYALGHMPSMLACLQLGVTVASTGLGAVAEATIATALVSWFGSWGLGVAAAHAVAAVMALVLVVFLHVVLGEMVPKNLALAAPTGAALLLGPVLVVLAWVLTPITASLRWVADGTLRLFKVTPKAEVRSTYTAGEVAAIVEHSAAKGTLEDSQGLLRETLEFSTQQARELMVADADLVAVSLASTPVEVEALVAQTGFSRFPVRRAEGLDLVGYVHIMDVAAVRTGRDQPIEARLVRSMVHLEGSDELEEVLESMQLAGCHMVQIDGGVVFMEDVLEELVGEIRDAQQRRPGWR; encoded by the coding sequence ATGATCTGGGTGGCTCTGCTGGCGCTGGCAGCCAACGCCTTCTTCGTTGGGGCCGAGTTCGCTTTGATGTCGGTGCGTCGCTCCCAAATGGCGCCCCTGGCCGAGGCCGGCTCGCGGCCAGCCCGGATGGTGATCTACGCCTTGGGGCATATGCCGTCGATGCTGGCCTGTTTGCAGCTTGGTGTGACAGTGGCTTCGACCGGTCTGGGCGCGGTGGCCGAGGCAACTATTGCCACCGCTTTGGTCAGCTGGTTTGGCAGCTGGGGCCTGGGTGTGGCGGCGGCCCATGCCGTCGCCGCGGTGATGGCGTTGGTTCTGGTGGTTTTCCTGCATGTCGTGCTGGGCGAGATGGTGCCGAAAAACCTAGCTTTGGCGGCACCAACAGGTGCGGCCCTGCTGCTTGGCCCGGTGCTGGTGGTGCTGGCCTGGGTGTTGACTCCGATCACGGCCTCACTGCGCTGGGTGGCCGATGGCACCTTGCGGCTATTCAAGGTCACGCCCAAGGCGGAGGTTCGTTCGACCTACACCGCCGGTGAGGTGGCGGCGATTGTCGAGCATTCGGCGGCCAAGGGCACGCTGGAGGATTCCCAAGGACTGCTGCGCGAGACGCTGGAGTTTTCCACCCAGCAGGCGCGTGAGCTGATGGTGGCCGATGCCGATCTGGTGGCGGTGAGCTTGGCTTCGACCCCTGTTGAGGTGGAGGCGTTAGTGGCGCAGACTGGGTTTTCTCGCTTCCCCGTGCGCCGGGCCGAGGGCCTTGATTTGGTCGGCTATGTCCACATCATGGATGTGGCGGCAGTGCGGACCGGACGTGACCAGCCCATCGAGGCGCGGTTGGTCCGGTCAATGGTGCACTTGGAGGGTTCGGATGAACTCGAAGAGGTGCTTGAGTCGATGCAGTTGGCCGGCTGTCACATGGTTCAAATCGATGGTGGCGTGGTTTTCATGGAAGACGTGCTCGAGGAACTAGTGGGCGAGATCCGTGACGCCCAACAGCGCCGGCCCGGCTGGCGCTAG
- a CDS encoding IclR family transcriptional regulator, whose product MPNQRKRSSSSVERAFEFLDLVAAAGTDGVKLSDLARASALPVSTCHRYITTLLDLGALSRDPSGRLFLGVRLVTLAGAALEGNSLRSVARDYLEQLSKVSGETVHLGMHTDQGVVYIDKIDSAKAVRLVSRVGSVVPHYCTAMGKAILAALPPAKREPFLAAASIKRTPKTLTGAKLATELEAVARRRWAIDEQELEDGVRCIGAAITTKTGELLGAVSVSGPAGRFTRQLCTELGPSVLAAADQIGQQSTWHNPIQ is encoded by the coding sequence GTGCCGAACCAGCGCAAGAGGTCTTCTTCCTCGGTCGAACGGGCCTTTGAGTTCCTCGACCTAGTGGCCGCAGCCGGTACTGACGGCGTCAAACTATCCGACCTGGCCCGGGCCAGCGCCTTGCCGGTTTCGACTTGCCACCGCTACATCACCACCTTGCTCGACCTCGGCGCCCTGTCGCGCGATCCTTCCGGCCGGTTGTTCCTAGGGGTGCGGCTGGTGACATTGGCGGGGGCCGCCTTGGAAGGCAACTCGCTTAGATCCGTGGCCCGCGACTACCTTGAACAACTCTCTAAGGTCTCGGGCGAGACGGTCCACCTGGGCATGCACACTGACCAAGGCGTTGTCTACATCGACAAGATCGACTCGGCCAAAGCCGTACGCCTGGTCAGCCGGGTTGGCTCGGTCGTACCGCACTATTGCACCGCCATGGGTAAGGCCATTTTGGCGGCTCTGCCCCCCGCCAAGCGCGAACCGTTCCTGGCCGCAGCCTCCATCAAGCGCACCCCCAAGACGCTGACTGGAGCCAAGCTGGCAACCGAACTTGAGGCCGTCGCCAGGCGACGCTGGGCTATTGACGAGCAGGAACTTGAAGACGGCGTGCGCTGCATTGGCGCCGCCATTACCACTAAGACTGGCGAGCTGCTGGGGGCCGTCTCGGTCTCCGGCCCGGCCGGGCGCTTTACCCGGCAGCTTTGCACCGAACTGGGCCCATCGGTTCTGGCTGCCGCCGACCAAATTGGCCAGCAATCGACCTGGCATAACCCGATCCAATGA